Part of the Nitrosopumilus sp. genome, GATGGTTTTAATGATGTCCATTTGACTGAACCTGCAGCAAGTTCCTTGACAAAGTATACTCCTGATGGAAATTGGAAAACATACTTTTGGACTGAACCAGGTGGCGTTATTGGTGTTGATCAAGATTATGATCTAAACTTGATGGTGCATGATGGATTGACTGACATACATGAAATGGGTCTTTCATATGACATGAAAATTTACCTTAATGGAAAATTAATAGAATCACGAAATGATCGTTACTGGGTTGATGGTCAAGGTGTTGAACCAATTCGTTTTGATGAACGTGGTTCAGCAAAGATTGTAATCTCTAATATTTTTGATGAGAGTTCAGAAGTAGACTTTTCATTTCAAGTCGCACCTGAAGCAATTCTAAAAGAAGTTGTACCTAGACATGGTGCCTTTGAAGTTGGAAATGAGCCTGATTACTTTAAAGGATATGAGCATCCTCACTACATCAACTATCTTCCTGGAGAATTTTACATGACCACTGAAGATTCTTCTCAGGAACAAAATCAGTTGAGAGTTTCTGATGGTGATGCAATTTACATTGAATATGAAGACATTACTTTACCAAGACCATATACACAAGCTGATTCCCTGGAAATTGTAACTTCTGCAACTGTTATGGATACCGGTAGAGGAATTATTCGAGATACCACTCCAGATATTTTTGTAGAAACACCTAGAGTTAAAATCACTCCTGTTTCAGCTGATATTGATATTCCTAGTTGGGTAAAAAAGAATGCTGCATGGTGGTCTGATGGACAGATTAATGATCCAGATTTTGCCAAAGGCATTGAATATTTAGTAAAAGAAAATATTATTGATGTTTCAGTTTCTGAAAAAATAACAAATGGTGATGAAGCTAGTATAACATCTATTCCAATGTGGGTACGAAACAATGCTGCATGGTGGTCTGATGGACATCTAACTGATGTAGAATTTGCAAATGGGATAAAGTATTTGATATCTTCTGGTCTAATCAAAGTTTAAAATTCCTGTTAAGTTAAAATAATTATTTAATAGTTGATTGTTATGAATCAAAATTTCTTTTTCATTTTCTTTTCCATAATTCTAGCTTTTGGTTCAATTCAAACTGTGTATGGTGGAGGTACCGGTAGTGAAGAAAGTGATATTCATTTCATAAATGAAAATTATTTTAAAGTAAAACTTGAAACAAATCCTTCTATTTTAGAAGGAAACGAACATGAAATTAATTTTGACATAACAACAATAAATGATGATACGAAAGAAACAGTTTCTGGAGTTGAATACAGAATTGAAATATTTGATGGTCAAGGTATCAAAATAGTTGATTTTGATGCTTTTTCACCTAATGAAAAATTAAGAACATTGATTGTACCCAATTCTTCTGTAAATTTTTCAGGCCAAAAAATGGAAAATGGTTCTTGGTTAGCCTCAAATGAGTATCCTTTGACAATTACTGCACCTCTCTTTTTGGAAGGTGGATTGGTTGATGTAAAAATCACAATTCTATCAATTGACAACATCAAAGTTACAGGAAATGACTCGACCTTTCATATTCTATTTACTATGGGAGAATTTATCCCATTTACCATAGAAGTTGATGATATATCACACGAACTAATGTTTGCAACATATTTTGATAAAATTGAAGAATTTCATTATGATAATACAGATAAAAAACTTACAGCACAAATGCCATTTAATTGGAATGAAGATTTTATTGAATCAATCCCATTTGTGCATGCAGAATATTATATTCCAAAAACAGTAGATATTTTCAACAACCACGAAATATTATTATCAATTAATGATATTTCTTATTTTGGAACCATTGATCGTTCTGGTGATGATGAAATTGTTATACATTTTTTGCTTTCATCAAAAAAACTACTAAAACTATTTGATGAAATTCCATCTGATAAAAATGATAAAATCATATTTGGAATAGAATCTGGTAAAAAAAGAGATGTACAAAAAGCAGATGCATCACTAGAAGATGGAGATAAAGTTATTTCATTATCATCAGAAGAAGATTGGAAGTTTCACTTGTCATTAACACCTAAAGGAAAAATCAATCCCAATACTGATATTACATTTTATTTGGAATTTCATGATCCTATTACAAATACAATAATAACTCAAAATGTTTATGATCTAGATGTATTTCTAAATGGAAAAATGGTAGAATCAAAAAAAGGATTAGAAGCATTTGATGGAACTGATTCCTTTAGAATTAATTTTGATGATACAGGATCTGTGATTGTTAGAATTTCAAATGTAAATAATTTTGATACCTCTGGAGAATTTTCATTTAAAGTAACTGAACCAAAAAAAGAATTGATAGCTGATCATTTTATTGATATTGCAAAAGGTTCATCTCTTCCAGGATGTGAAATCAATGATTCTTGTTATATTCCATCTTCCGCAGAGATTGAAATTGACCAAATAGTACTTTGGAACAACATGGACAGTTCTGCTCATACTGTTACTTCTGGCACTCCTGATAATGGTAATTCGGACAGTTTTGATAGTGGAATTATTGCTGCAGGTGGACAATTTTCAAACAAATTCGAAAAACAGGGCATTTTTGACTATTATTGCACACTACATCCTTGGATGATAGGTACAATTTCTGTTGGGGATATTACACCTCTTGTTCCTGAATGGATTAAAAATAATGCAGGTTGGTGGGCTGAAGGTGCAATTGATGATGAAGCATTTGTACAAGGAATTCAATTTTTAATTACGAATGAAATTTTAGATATCCCACAAACTACATCTGGAAAATCATCAGGAAGTGAAATTCCGAGTTGGATTAAAAATAATGCAGGTTGGTGGGCTGAAGGTGCAATTGATGATGAAGCATTTGTACAAGGAATTCAACATCTAATCAGTAATGGAATTTTACAAGTCTAACTATCTTTGTAATCTATACCAGTACATTTTGTAAATGAACCAGTTTTCTTTAGTATGCTCTTCTATTTTTTTTTATTGTGACTGATAGATCTACTCTATTAACTGAGATTATTTACAAAAATCCTGGATTGCATTTTTCTGAAATAATTCGTGTATCGGGACTGAAAAATGGTGTTCTTACACATTATCTAAACAAATTAGAATCATTAGGAGTTATTCTTATTAAAAGAGAAAGAGACAAAACAAGATTTTTTTCACCCAAAATTAATCTAGAAGAAATTAAAGTCATCAAATTTTTAAGAAAAGAAACATCACGTAAAATAATTTCCTTATTGTTGAATAATGATATGGAATTTCATGAAATTGTAAAGAAAGTTGGAAAATCTTCACCAACAATCTCTCAAAATTTGTCTGAATTGTTGAATAATGATTTGATAATTTTTGAAATGAAAGACTCTAAAAAAATATTTTATATTAAACAAAATTCATTAATACAAAAACTAATCAAAAAATATCAATTCGATTAAAATTCATATTTTTTATAGAAAAATATTACAAAATTTGTTTTTTGGTACATTCTACAAACATAAAATGACATTTTTGTATCTACCAGTACAAGTTATCAATGTACCAATTTTGTTTTTAACATAGTACTAAGATCAACACTAATGACTATTCTAAAACAGAACAGAATATCTATGATTGCAGGTACTGCGATACTAACAATTGCATTAGCATTTGGTGGATTTTCGTTTGCGAGTCACAGTTTTGAAGCAGGTGTTGCGGAAGGAACTATTCCTGATAATACTCACATCAGACTAGATGGGATGACACTACCAGCAGGTGGTGTATTTCCACTATATGATGCTAGTCCAAATTACGTTTCAGGACATTTCTTGCTGACATCTCCTTGTGAACTAGTTGATGGTGAACCCGGTGATGATCCAAATAATGATACATACCAACCATTAGTTACAGCAATTGCAGGACATATTGATGAACATGCAGCAGGTACACATATGGAACCAATTCCATTGTTTTACATAAACACTGTATCTTCGCCAAAATTGACAGGTACTGCTGATCAATGTGTATTCCATGCACATATTCCTGATCCACTAAATGGTGGCGCTCCAAGAGTTACTGATATTGATTTAGTAAATCTCTCAGGTGCTGACATTGAGTTTAAACCAGGACATATTGTTGACATCAATGTACAAAGAGTTCTTGGAAGTATAGCTGATGATCCTTATGAGAATGGACCAGTTATTGAATTGACAAGAAACGTAATCTATGATCTAAATGATAACGACCACGATAATGATGGATTAGGACATTCATCACAATAGGAGATTATGAAAATGAATACAAACAAAACACAACTATTCTTGGTAGCATCCATTGCATCAGTAATGGTACTAGCAGGAGCAGCATCTGAGCAAGCATTTGCTCACGGTGGACAAGTAATTGGATTTAATCTTCCAAATGGTGAACATCGTTTGATAACTGTCATCATGGGACATAACAGTGAACCAACAGCAGCACAAGAACCTGGAAAACATGATGGAAAACATCCAATGGAATTATTCATCAGTGATACCAGAACAGGGTTAGATCTTGCAGAAGCTGATTTGACTGTAGACAAATACTATTACAAAAATGACAAAGCATTCAACAAAGCAGTAGACAAAGGTTTCAAACCCTTAGAGAAAGATGTTGCAGTTGGTGCAGTGCATGGAGATCCAGGCCACTACTTTGCTAGACAAATTCTAGCTGAGCCAGGAATCTATGGTTATCATGTAACTGGAACTGTCAATTACTTTGGTGTAATGGACGTTCCAATAGATGTAAAAGCAATTTGTCGTGATGCCCCAGATCCTTCAGCATTTAACAATCCATCATGGTTTGGTGGATTTGGTTGTACTGCGGACATAGATGACGGTAAATTCCCAGGAAAAAAAGTTAAGCACGATAAAGACGATTAACTGCCTATTCCAAACTATTTTCTTTTTTATTTTTAATACATACTACGAATGTACCAATTTTGTTTTTATCTATAATGATTAAACAATTTCATACAAGCCATAGTTGGGTGAGAAACGGAGGAGTCATCTTGGTACCAGTTTCTCACTTTATTTTTTTAAATTAATGAAATTTTAATAATAGATCTACCTAGCGATAGAAACTTGAAAATTCTATTTGCTCTTACAATTTGCATATTTTTTGCAATTGGACTAGTTCCAGATGCTTTTAGTCACGGTCTAGGTGGAGAAGTTCTTCCACCAGTAACCATTAATGGAAAAGATGCAACGCTATCCATTGGAATTTCTCCATCAGTATATGATGAAAATAATTCTGAAACAAATATTTCATTAAAGCTATACGACACAGACTCTTCTGCAATAATTGAACATGTAACATTTGACTTTGAATTAAAAAAAGAAGGTAAACTTCTTTTCAAAGATATTTTCCATGATGAGCTTGGAAATTTAAACATCAAAGTCCTAACTGATAATTCTGACAAAACAACAATTGAGGGAAGCAAAGAACCTCTCTCTGGTGGTTGGATAAAAAAAGATTTTGAGCCCATAGTTATTCGGGGCCCTGTATTTACATCTGGAGGATTATATGACTATACAGTAAAAATTCTAACAATCAATTCTGATTCTAATGTGCTATCTGAAGAAATAATACTAGAAGGTGCAATTAGTCTTGCAGAAAATAATTTTTTTGATGTAAAAAGTAATTCAAATGAAGATTATACCCTACAACTAATTTCATACTTTGATAAAATCAATAATTTTTCATTTGACTCAAACACAATAAAATTCTCAATGCCCTTTGACTGGAATCAAAATATTGAACAGCTCAGTGTCGTACATGAAGAAATAAGAGTTCCTAACACCTTTGGAGATTTTCTTTCAACAACTTATACATCAATAGTAAATGATATCGCATTACCTGCTGATGCAGTGACAATTGATGATTATTCCTTTGAAGATAGAACAATTCACCTTGTCTTGAATCAAAAATTAATCAAGGAAATTCGTGATAGTGCAATCCTTGATTCAGATAATACCATGAATTTTGAGTTAAAACCAAACCAACAAGTAACTTTTCCTCTTGAATTTGCAACACCTGATTTAAGATACAAAGTATTTCTTTCTTGGGAGCCTGAGATTATTCATACATCAGAAGAAGTAAAATTTTTTGTAAGCTTTGAAGAATTATTCTCTGATAGATCTCAAAAATTAATTGAATATGATTTAACCATAATACAAAAGGGTTCTGAAATCTATTCTAAACATTTGGTTGGAAATGCAAACTCGATTAATCCTAATATTCACAAAATAATTTTTGATGATGCCAAATCAGGTACTGCAAATTTTGTTTTATCAAACATTAATGGACATTCTCTATCAAAAGGAAATTTTATTATCGTAATACAACCATCTAATCAGATTCAATCTGATATTCCATCCTGGATCAAAAACAACGCTGGATGGTGGTCAGATGGCACAATAGATGATACTTCATTCATTCAAGGAATTCAATTCTTGATTAAAGAAAAAATTTTACAAGTTCCAATTACAACTCAAAACTCTGAGTCAAATTCATCTGATATTCCATCCTGGATCAAAAACAACGCTGGATGGTGGTCAGATGGCACAATAGATGATACTTCATTCATTCAAGGAATTCAATATTTAATTAAGGAAGGCATTGTCCAAATTGAAAACTGAATAATCTTATTATACAAATTTCTATCAAACCAAATCATCAATGCTTCCATTAAGGGATGAGAATCCCCATCCTCCAGGTTTCAAACCAAAAGTAACCTATGCGTTAATCATTGTAAATGTAATTGTATTTTTTATGGAAGTTGCATATACAGGACAGTTCTTTGACTTTTCAAATCAAAATGCATTTGTAATGTTTTACAATTGGGGAGCAGTTCCCGCATGTATTACAGGAGAATATTCTGGAATTGATACCGGAAATGGAATCTTACAATGTCCTGCAATTTCAGAAATTAGTCTACTAACATCCACATTCATGCATGGTGGTTTGATACACTTGGGTGGCAATCTATTGTTTTTGTGGATATTTGGTGATAACATTGAACAAAAATTTGGTAAAGTAAAATATCTTGGAATTTATTTAATGTGGGGAGTTTCTGCAGGATTGATTCACATTCTTGGTGATACTAGCAGCTCAATTCCTGCAGTTGGCGCTTCTGGTGCAATCTCTGGAGTATTGGGAGCATATCTTGTAATTTTTCCAAGAGCAAGAATTCAGACTTTCTTGATGCTTGGATTCTTTTGGAGGATGATGCATATTCAGGCTCGTTGGTTTTTACCATTTTGGCTAGTATTTCAAAACCTACTTCCATTTTTCATTGGTGGGTTTGGTGTTGCAGGTGGTGGTGTAGCATATCTTGCACACATTGGTGGATTTGTAGTTGGACTGGGAACAGGATACATTTACAAAAAAATGCACAGTTCTGACTTTACATACGGCACAAGATATGGTTACAGACCAGATTATTGAAAGAATAAATCACTGATTTTGTTTGCAATTCGTATGCCTTTGATTACCGTGTCTATGTATCCTGGAAGAACTCAGGAACAAAAAGACGAATATGCAAAAGCAATTACAAAATCAGCAGTTGATATTCTAAAGACAAAAGAAAATCATGTAATTGTTGTTTTTGAAGACAATCCTAAAGAAAATTGGTTTTTAGCAGGAAACCAACTTTAATTATTTTTTAAAAATATTTGACTGGAAAATATCCCTCCAGTCAAGGGATGACATACACACTATGGTCGGTTTTGTATTGTTTAGAATAATTTTACATAATAAGAAAATGGTACATTTCTGAATTGTACCACAAGTTTATCCTTTTATTCTCATACAATTAATCTATTTTATGAAAGTGGCAGTAGTTCAATTCAAAGCATCAACAAATAAGGAAGTTAATTTAAAAAAAATTCTTTTATACATTTCAAAAACTGCATCTAAAAATGCAACACTTTGTGCATTTCCAGAATTTATGATGTTTTATACAAATTCATCTCAAACCTCAAAACAATTAGCAAACTTGGCTGAAACAATTAATGGAAACTTTGTAAGATCTATTTCAAAAGCTGCAAAAGAAAATAAAATTCAAGTTGTAGGTTCATTTTATGAGAAGAGTAGAACAAAAGATAGAGTGTATGATACTGCTTTTGTAATTGATAAATCAGGTAAAGTAATCTCAACTTATCGTAAGATACATCTCTATGACGCACTAGGCTTTAGAGAATCCGATAAAATGAAATCAGGCTCAAAAATTTCAAAGCCTGTAAAAACATCTATCGGAAAAATAGGCATGATGATTTGTTATGATTTAAGATTTCCAGAGATGTCAAGATCACTTGCAGCTGCAGGTTCAGAAGTTTTAGTTGCTCCATCAGCTTGGGTCAAAGGAAAAATGAAAGAAGAACATTGGATTACAATAAACAAAACACGTGCAATTGAAAATGGATGCTATGTTATTGCACCAGATCAAGTTGGAAATATTTACTGTGGACGAAGTCTAGTTGTAGATCCATATGGAAAAATTTTACTAGACATGAAAAAGAAACAAGGAATAAGTTTTGTTAACATTGATTTGAGTTTAGTAAAACAAACACGAAAAATTTTACCATTACTTAAAAACAGAAGAACTGATGTATATCCTACTTTGAAGGCTTAGTTTTTCTACTGTCACAATTATAATTGCCACATTGTTTAGTCCATTTTTGATTTCGTGAATAACGAAAAATTATCATTGGCCATTTACAAACATCACATGGCATCTTTGTTGCTCTCATTTTTGCTTTTTGTAACAACGGGGATGATGCTTTACATCCACCGTAAAAATTTGAACAGCCCATGAATCGCTTTCTTGTAGCTTTTGATCTAATTACCATCAATTCACCCAGTTTACATTCAGGGCATGGAACAAGTCCCTTTTTGGGTGAATTTGTTCCAAGAATGATGTATTTTTTCTCTTTTGATGACCAAGAAAGAAATCCA contains:
- a CDS encoding plastocyanin/azurin family copper-binding protein — encoded protein: MNQNFFFIFFSIILAFGSIQTVYGGGTGSEESDIHFINENYFKVKLETNPSILEGNEHEINFDITTINDDTKETVSGVEYRIEIFDGQGIKIVDFDAFSPNEKLRTLIVPNSSVNFSGQKMENGSWLASNEYPLTITAPLFLEGGLVDVKITILSIDNIKVTGNDSTFHILFTMGEFIPFTIEVDDISHELMFATYFDKIEEFHYDNTDKKLTAQMPFNWNEDFIESIPFVHAEYYIPKTVDIFNNHEILLSINDISYFGTIDRSGDDEIVIHFLLSSKKLLKLFDEIPSDKNDKIIFGIESGKKRDVQKADASLEDGDKVISLSSEEDWKFHLSLTPKGKINPNTDITFYLEFHDPITNTIITQNVYDLDVFLNGKMVESKKGLEAFDGTDSFRINFDDTGSVIVRISNVNNFDTSGEFSFKVTEPKKELIADHFIDIAKGSSLPGCEINDSCYIPSSAEIEIDQIVLWNNMDSSAHTVTSGTPDNGNSDSFDSGIIAAGGQFSNKFEKQGIFDYYCTLHPWMIGTISVGDITPLVPEWIKNNAGWWAEGAIDDEAFVQGIQFLITNEILDIPQTTSGKSSGSEIPSWIKNNAGWWAEGAIDDEAFVQGIQHLISNGILQV
- a CDS encoding winged helix-turn-helix transcriptional regulator, which translates into the protein MTDRSTLLTEIIYKNPGLHFSEIIRVSGLKNGVLTHYLNKLESLGVILIKRERDKTRFFSPKINLEEIKVIKFLRKETSRKIISLLLNNDMEFHEIVKKVGKSSPTISQNLSELLNNDLIIFEMKDSKKIFYIKQNSLIQKLIKKYQFD
- a CDS encoding peptidase, producing MKILFALTICIFFAIGLVPDAFSHGLGGEVLPPVTINGKDATLSIGISPSVYDENNSETNISLKLYDTDSSAIIEHVTFDFELKKEGKLLFKDIFHDELGNLNIKVLTDNSDKTTIEGSKEPLSGGWIKKDFEPIVIRGPVFTSGGLYDYTVKILTINSDSNVLSEEIILEGAISLAENNFFDVKSNSNEDYTLQLISYFDKINNFSFDSNTIKFSMPFDWNQNIEQLSVVHEEIRVPNTFGDFLSTTYTSIVNDIALPADAVTIDDYSFEDRTIHLVLNQKLIKEIRDSAILDSDNTMNFELKPNQQVTFPLEFATPDLRYKVFLSWEPEIIHTSEEVKFFVSFEELFSDRSQKLIEYDLTIIQKGSEIYSKHLVGNANSINPNIHKIIFDDAKSGTANFVLSNINGHSLSKGNFIIVIQPSNQIQSDIPSWIKNNAGWWSDGTIDDTSFIQGIQFLIKEKILQVPITTQNSESNSSDIPSWIKNNAGWWSDGTIDDTSFIQGIQYLIKEGIVQIEN
- a CDS encoding rhomboid family intramembrane serine protease; translation: MLPLRDENPHPPGFKPKVTYALIIVNVIVFFMEVAYTGQFFDFSNQNAFVMFYNWGAVPACITGEYSGIDTGNGILQCPAISEISLLTSTFMHGGLIHLGGNLLFLWIFGDNIEQKFGKVKYLGIYLMWGVSAGLIHILGDTSSSIPAVGASGAISGVLGAYLVIFPRARIQTFLMLGFFWRMMHIQARWFLPFWLVFQNLLPFFIGGFGVAGGGVAYLAHIGGFVVGLGTGYIYKKMHSSDFTYGTRYGYRPDY
- a CDS encoding tautomerase family protein, which encodes MPLITVSMYPGRTQEQKDEYAKAITKSAVDILKTKENHVIVVFEDNPKENWFLAGNQL
- a CDS encoding carbon-nitrogen hydrolase family protein translates to MKVAVVQFKASTNKEVNLKKILLYISKTASKNATLCAFPEFMMFYTNSSQTSKQLANLAETINGNFVRSISKAAKENKIQVVGSFYEKSRTKDRVYDTAFVIDKSGKVISTYRKIHLYDALGFRESDKMKSGSKISKPVKTSIGKIGMMICYDLRFPEMSRSLAAAGSEVLVAPSAWVKGKMKEEHWITINKTRAIENGCYVIAPDQVGNIYCGRSLVVDPYGKILLDMKKKQGISFVNIDLSLVKQTRKILPLLKNRRTDVYPTLKA
- a CDS encoding DNA topoisomerase; this encodes MPRKSNLKTVQIKKPVIRHVVKTTKSRTSIFKKEIIQYFDSNGFLSWSSKEKKYIILGTNSPKKGLVPCPECKLGELMVIRSKATRKRFMGCSNFYGGCKASSPLLQKAKMRATKMPCDVCKWPMIIFRYSRNQKWTKQCGNYNCDSRKTKPSK